The genomic window AGGTGCCCTGGTGCCGGGCCAGTCGGCCGATCTGGTCGCGGTGCGCACCGAGCCGATCGTCAGCGTCGTGGCGACGTGGTCGTGCGGAAAGCAGGTCAGTGGGCCGTCGTTGGGGTAGCCTTCGCAGCGGCTCGCCGGGAGCCGAGTGCCGATTCTCCACAATTGCTAAGCGCAACCGATGCGGAAAGTGTCGTTGGTGCCGGCTCTCACGTCGCTATCGTCGCCGAAAACCTCACCCTAGTTTCGCCACTTCGGCCTGCAGCGCGTCCAACCGGCGAAGGGTCTGGTCATAAGGTTCGGTCGGAAGCTCGATCAGAACCTGCTCGACCGCGAGGTGAAGGTAACCTGACATAGCCTCGGCCGTCTTCTCACCCGCATGGATGACGATTACCGGCACTTCGGGTCCGGCGACGGTGCGCAGATCGTCAAGCTGACCCGCCAGCGATTGGACCGACGGACTCAACGGAATCCAACCGGTGTTCAGGCGGGCGATGCGTGGGAAACTCGCCGGGCCGCCACCGAGATACAGCGGCGGGTGCGGCTGCGTGGCCGGTTTCGGCCAACTGTAGACGGCGTCGAAACTAACGAATTCTCCGTGAAATTGGGCCTTGTCCTGCGTCCATAGTTCGATCATCGCGCGCAGGCGCTCCTCAGCCACCCGTCCGCGCAAGGCGGGATCGACACCGTGGTTCGCGACCTCTTCACGAAGCCAGCCCACGCCGGCGCCAAAGCGGAAGCGACCCTGTGACACCAAATCCAGCGAAGCGACCTCCTTGGCTGTGAGAATCGGATCGCGTTGCGGGACCAGTGCTACACCCGTTCCCAAGACCAGGTTCTGGGTGGTGGCTGCTGCTGCAGTCAACGCCACAAAGGGATCCAGGACGCGATAGCACTGCGGCGGGATGGGCCCACCTGCCGGAAATGGCGTCTTCGCCTCGACCGGGATATGACTGTGCTCCGCGACGAACAGTGACGAAAACCCGCGCTCCTCCAGCGCCTTGCCCAACTCTGCCGGTTCAATGCCCTGATCGGTGACAAAAGTACCGACACCGAATTTCATGCGCGCTCCCAACATATTTGCGGTGCGCCGGCCTTCATCCCGGCGCGTCGGCCAGTCGTTTCCAAAGATATCATTAGGGCGTTTACGGCGATATCATAGGTGTTCTGACCGCTGCCAATGCCGTTGCGGCGCCGCAGCGCCCAATCCCGATCACCAGCCGGTCGGCACCGCCTCGGCCGCGCCGGCTGCTCTGCGGGCGGCCCTTGTCGCGCCGCGTCTCAGAATTCGGTGTTGCGACACGGTCACGGGTCCATACCTATCCGTGAATCACTGGTCACAAGGGTCTCAGTAATCACTATCGTCACATGAGCGAACTGCGGGCGTCAACGCGACGTCTGTCTCAGGGAAGGTGTTACATGTCGGCGATTCCTCGCTTCGTGACGTTATCGCTGGCAGCGACGGCCGCAATCGGGCTCATCCTTCCGATCGGCGTGGCGCCGACGGCGAACGCGTTGCCGTGCAGCGCGCCCGAAGCGAACGTCCCGCCGCCGGCTAACGCGGTGGTGACGAATCCAGGCGGCAAGGTGCTCGGGCCGATGAACAGGGGACCCAGGCCACGTGGCGCGAACGAAGGCGCGCCGCGGCCGAGGAGAGGTCCGCTGCAGCGTGTGGTCCCACCGGGTCAGCGCTACTCCGCGCCAGTGCAGCAGCAAGCACTTGTCCCGGGCGCCAATCCTGGGCCACCCGCTCCCACGCCGCCCGCCGCCGGACAGCAACCGCCGGCCGCGCAGCTGGCACCCAATGGCGCCGCAGTCCCGCCGCCAAACCCTGCGCCGGCACCGGCTCCTCCGGCCGGAGCGCCAGATGGGGGTGACGCCCTGGGCGGCTCCAACACCTCACTCGTCGAGTGGGTGACCGGACCCGATGGCCCGAACAAGACTCTCGAACGCTTCGGCATCTCCGGGACCGACCTCGGAATCCTCTGGGACAACGGCGATCCCGCAAATCATCAGGTGCTCATGGCATTCGGCGACACATTCGGCTACTGCGCCGTCCAAGGTGATCAGTGGCGGTACAACGTGCTGTTCCGCAGCAACGACCATGATCTGTCCCACGGCCTGCACGTGGAGGCTGGCGACCCCAGCAACAGGTACGCGGGCTCACCGACACAACAGCCGGGCTTCTCCCGGCAAGTCATCAACAGCATCAAGTACGCGAATGAAGAGACGGGAATCATTCCGACCGCTGCCATCTCCGTCGGCAAGACGCAATACATCAACTTCATGTCCATCAAGCAATGGGGACGCGATGGAGAATGGTGGACGAACTATTCCGGCATCGCCATGTCCACCGATAACGGGCAGAACTGGGGGGTGTACCCCAACACCATCCGCGCGGCCGGACCCGACACCGGCCGAGTGCCGTACGTCGAGGGCAACGAGAATTTCCAGATGGGGGCCTACGTCAAGTCGAACGACGGCTATCTGTATTCGTTCGGTACACGTGCTGGACGCGGCGGCTCCGCGCACCTGTCGCGAGTGCCCCAGCGCTTCGTTCCGGACCTCACCAAATACGAATACTGGAACGGTGATTCGAACTCGTGGGTACCGAACAGGCCGTCGGCGGCAACCCCGGTCATCCCCGGCCCGGTCGCTGAGATGTCGGCCCAGTACAACACCTATCTCAAGCAATACCTGGTGATGTACACCAACGGCGCCAACGACGTCGTGGCCAGAACCGCACCCGCTCCACAGGGACCGTGGAGTCCCGAACACATGCTGGTGTCCTCGTGGTCAATGCCCGGCGGCATCTATGCGCCGATGATGCATCCCTGGTCGACAGGTAAAGACGTGTACTTCAACCTGTCGCTGTGGTCCGCATACGACGTGATGTTGATGCATACGACGCTTGGCTAGGGCTGGGGCCCAAATGTTCAGGCGCGCACCGCGATCGTCGACAAGAGCTGGGCCAACTGCTCGGGCCGGTCGACCATTGAGAACGTCCGCGCCCCCTCGATGACCTCCAACCGGGCATTGGGGATCGTCGCGGCCAGTCGTCTGCCGTCCTCTTGTTCGAAGAACACATCGTCGGCCGACCAGGCAATGAGAGTGGGCTTGTCGAACTCCGGGAGTCGAGCCGCGACCTCCAGAGTGACCTCGGTGCGCAGCGATAATGAAAACCGGCGCAGGTCTTCAGCAATGGCGGCGTCGGACAACGCTGGCCGCACCCAGATGCGGGTGAGATGGTCGATGTCGCGGTGAGCCAAGCCGGCGTAGGCGCGCCGGCGCGCCACAGGTGCCCGCATCGCCTGGATGGCGGGGCGAAACAGCGCTTTCGATTTGGCCGCCAGTATCACCGGCTTGAGGATCGGTGGCGGAAAGTGTTCGAACGCATCGCAACTGGTCAGCACCAGCGCGCCGAGGCGCTCGGGATGGTGCACCGCCACCAACTGGGTGACGACGCCGCCGGTGTCATTGCCGACCAAGACCACATCGTTCAGGTCGAGGGCGGTCAATACATCAGCCACGACGTCGGCGACACCGGTGATGGTCGGGTCGGCGCCGGGTCGCAGCGGCTGGGGGTGAGCGCCGAGCGGCCAGGTGGGAGCGATACAGCGCAGGCCTTGATCGGCGAGTCGCTCGCTGACCTGTCGCCAGAGTTGACCGCCCATCATGTACCCGTGCACGAACACCACGGGCCGGCCATTGTCGGGTCCGGTTGCTTCGTAATGAATGGTTCCGGCGTTAATGTCGATCGTCGGCATGGATAGCTCCCACTTCGATACTTTACAAACAGGCTGCCGGTAACTTACCAACAGGTTGTATGGAAATCAAGAGACGCACTCAGGAGGAGCGCTCCGCGGCCACCCGCGAAGCGTTGATCTCGGCCGCCCGCAAGCTGTGGGGCCAACGGGGTTATGCCGAGGTCGGCACGCCCGAGATCGCCAAGGAGGCGGGGGTCACCCGGGGCGCGATGTATCACCAATTCACCGACAAGGCAGCGTTGTTCGGTGCAGTGCTGGAAGCGGTGGAACAGGACGTGATGGACCGGATGGCCACCATGGTGGCGTCGTCGGGCGCCGCTTCGCCCGCCGATGCGATCCGCGCCGCCGTCGACGCGTGGCTGGAAGTTTCGGGCGACCCAGAGGTCCGGCAATTGATGCTGTTGGACGCGCCGGCGGTACTCGGCTGGGCGGGTTTCCGGGAAGTTGCCCAGCGATACAGCCTGGGCATGACTGAGCAACTATTGACAGAGGCCATCAAGGCCGGCCAGTTGGCTCGTCAACCGGTGCGACCGCTGGCGACGGTCATGATCGGTGCGCTCGACGAGGCTGCCATGGCGATCGCCACCGCCGAGGATCCCAAGCGGGCCCGTCGGGAGATCAGGCAGGTGTTACGGCGGCTCATCGACGGACTTCTCGAGTGAGCCGGGGCCGCGTCCTTCGGTCGAGTTATGGCGCGGCAGTCAGAGGCCAATGCATGAAGTGTTTTCTTTCCAGTTCGCTTCGATCACCTTCTTCGAATACGTGGGAGTCGACGACGACTCCGTCATTCGCAGCAACTGATTGCGTTTGAGGTCCCGCCTACGCGGGCACTTCTAGCAACTGCCGCGGCCCGCACCCGATGGTGGAACGTCTGCTGGGAAGGACGCGGAAATGGTGCACTTGATAACCGAAGCACCGCCTACGCCGGATCTTCGTAGGTGCAATTGGCGATGGCGGTGACCGGACCCGGCGACCGGGACGCCTGACTTGGACGGCTACCGCGACTCAATCCGCAAGGTCATGTCAGACCTAGCGGAACAGTCGACCGCGGGCACCGGGGTGAACCGCGCTCTGGGAACGGTGACCGCAGGTGCGGTCAGACTCATTCGGGGTGCCGAGTGCGCGGACCTCATGCTGATCGACGGGGAGCGATTCGAATCGGTAGCCCCGACGGCCGCCTTTGTCACTGAATTGGACGCAGTCCAAATGCAATACGGACGCGGTCCATGTCTGGAGGCGGCGCTCGACGATCCGGTCATTCGAGTACCTGATCTCGCACGTGAGGGTCGGTGGCCGGAATTCACCGCGGCCGCCACCGCCCGGGGCGTACGCAGCGTCTTGACATTCCAGATCCATCGCTGTCAGCACTGCGCGGGCGCGCTGAATGTGTATGGCTGTGCCGCCGGAACTTTCACCGTGGAAGACGAAGCAATCGGAGCGATGCTCGCGGCTCACGCGGCAATCGCGCTGTTAGCCCATCAGAAGGCCGCGGCCCTCGACTCCATGGACGACCGCGACGTCCTCGGCCAAGCCAAGGGCATTCTCATGGAGCGTTTCAAGATCGATGCAACACGCGCGATGCAACTCATTGCAGCGCGGTCGAAGGACGCCAACGCATCCATCAAGTCCATCGCCCACGACATCATCAGCTTCATCTCTGAGTGACGACTTCCCCGTGGCGGTCATGATGAGTGGCGCAACGCCGAGCCGAATATGATCGTCAACCGTGGCGAGTCGAACCGGTATGGGCGGAGTAGTGGCGCTGTTACTAGCGGTAAGCCTCGGCGTCTTCCCGGCGCAGGCAGACCCGAACGTCGCGCTGCCGCCGATCACCGCGACGGGAGCCGGCCCGATCCCCGGCGGTGGGGACGATGCGGAGCAAGCACGAATCGGGATGCAGCTCAGCAACCTTGACGAAGCAGACATTCAGGAGGGGGACGGCTCAGACGCGGCGGCGTTTATCAGTGCGGCCGCTGCGGCCAAGAACTCTTCCCTGTCATCGGCGTTCGTGCCCGTGCAGCGAGTGCTGGGCTGCCAGAAAGACAACACGTCCTTCGGTGTTCGCGCCTACCGGCGGGCCGACGGCCAGTGGGGCGGCGCGATGCTCGTCGTCGCCAATAGTGCGACGCGCAACCTGGACGCACTGACCGCCTGTGTCAAATCCAGCTGGCCTGCGCCGTCACCGGGAGACGCCACATCGATGTGCGCCAGCGGCTGGACGTATCCCACATCCGGGGAAAACCACCGGCCGGAAACCTATTACGTGTTGTTGGCCGGCACCGCCGGTGACTTCTGTGGTGCGCTGAACCAGAGCTACGGCAACTTCGCCACAGCCTGGCCCTGATCCGTGGACACCACTGGCCTATCGCGCGGCCGCTATCGATTGGCGGGATAACTCAACGGCAATGTCGCACGGGTCGTACAGCGGTCTTCTCTGGTAGCGAATCGACCATTCGAAGAAGTCGTCCTGATACTGAATGGCAACGTCACAGAGCCTGTTGACGGCCTTGGTCACCGAAGCGACCGCGATGAATCCGTGGTGACCATCGATGGTGATGTCGTCCACCCGCGGTCGCATCCGCTCCTCGCTGCTACGTTCGCGACCGATCGGACTGCCGCGAAACCACGTGAAGGAAAACCACGGACCGTCGACGGTTCCCCGGGCCAGCCACTGACACCCCACCGAGTTGCGGGCGGTGGTGACCAGCCCGGGAACCCGGGTCAGCCGGCTGACGGTCTCGTCGGTCACACCGCCGCATTCGGGGAAGAACGGTCCATGTGCCGCGGCTCGCGTGGTCGACGGCGACGACGAGCGTTGAGCGCCGGGACCCGAAGTGCCGCCGCTCGTACAGGCGGCTACCAGCACCGGCTGCAGCGCAGCGGCGATCGCCAATACGGCCACTGCGCGCGGGTGTCGGGACATGTTGGTAATCACTCATACCGCAAAGTTCTGCTCGAAGCCCGTCGCCGATGCCGGGGGCCCGGTCGCGCGGTTACGCCGTCTTGAGGAAGACGTCGTTGAGGGTGACCGAACGCAGGTTGCGCGCGCGGATGATCTCGACGAGCTGAGGGTAGACGTGGGTGATTGGCAGGTGATTGAGGTGTCCGATCACGATCCCCTGCGGAACGAAGTATTGGTCGGCCATCTTCACGATGTATTCCTCGGTGATCAACGTCGAATCCGACAGTGACCCTGACCAAAGGACCGGGATCGCATAGCCGAGGTCGGTGGCGACGGAGTCGGCGTTGGCGTCGTGCTTGGCGTAGGGCGGTCGCCAATACGGTTTGGCCGCAACGCCATACGTCTTCTTCAGGAAATCGTCGTTGCGCACCAGCTGCTGTGCGATCTGTCCCTTGTTGAGCGTCGTGAGGTCCGGGTGAGACCAGGTGTGATTGCCGAGTTGGATTTGACCGGAATCGACCAGCGGGCGCAACAGCTTGAGGTTGTCCGTCCAGGAGTCGTACACGCCGTTGACGAAGAATGTCAGTCGTATGCCGGTGTCCTTGGCGAACTGGGTGTAGGCGCGCACGACCTCGGAGTTGACGCCGTCATCGACGGTCAGCGCCAGCAGGTCACCCTCGCCGGGCAGTCTGTTGAGCACACCACCACCCGGTAACCGGATGCGCGCACTCGGTGGCGGCGGGGGCAACAAGCCGGCGACGGTCGGGCCGGCTGCGGGATTGGCGGCTGCTGCGGGGGCCTGAGCGAAGGTGCGCGGTTGCGGGTCGACCATGCAGCGAGCCGCCCCTACGCTGACGACCGTTGCTGCAGCGAGGGACCCGAGGAATCGGCGCCGGTTCAGCTCTGACATGTGACGGCCGAGGTTCTGCTGCGCCTGCAACCACGCCGGCGCCCGTGCGGGACACCTAGGTTGACTAACGACGACGCCACAGCAGCGAACCGTACCATGACCAGCCTCGTTCACCGGGCAGCGTCGAGCGTGTGTTCGCGGCTTTCACTGTGCGGCCTGGGTGGCAAAGTCCCACGAAGTCCGCCGTGAGTACTCGCCCGACGCCTTAAACGCACACTCGACGCAAAGTCGGTCAGGCCGGATCATCGGCATCCCACGGGATGACGCCGGACACCCAGTGGCTCAGTTGTTGCACTTGGTCATTGCGGTGCAAGTGGCGCGGCGGCGTGGCGAAACTGGAATACGGCCGGCACCGGATCACCACCCGGTTCTCCCGTTCGCACATATCCCTGACGGCCGGGCGAGCTTCTTCCCCGAGCGGTTGCCCGGACATTCGACCGGCGACGGCCGTCATGACGTCGACGGCCAGATCCGGGTCGGCGTCGAGCGTAGCGTCGGCATACACCTGCAGATAGCTGAACGGCCAGCGCTCATCGAGGACGCACAGGCTCACCTTGCCGTCGCGTTCGATGACGCGGGCCTTCCCCCGCCCCGCCATCGTCGAGACCAATAGCTCGTCGTCATCGGTGGGGACGTAATACACGATCGACATCGCAGGACCGTCGTTGCGGCGGCGGTACCCGAACACACACGTCCGGTGGGTGCGGACAAATTCCCGTCGCTCGGACGGCAGCATGTCCCGATCGGTGGGAGCGGTATAGGGCTCGGGCGCCAGAGGTAGCAGCATGACGAAGTTCCTCGCTGAGGGGATGGTTGACCACCCCGGTTAATATTGGATACAGTGTGTCCATTAATCACGAAGGTGTCAAACAGTCACTGGGCCGCACCCGCGGCCGTCCAGCGCTGCCGTTGGACCGGATCCTCACCGCAGCGCTGGACATCGTCGACGAACACGGGGCCGATGCGCTGTCGATGCGGTCTCTGGCGCAGCGTCTGGGGTCGGGCACGGCCACGCTGTACCGGCATTTCGCCGGGCGCACGGAATTGGTCGCCATGGTGGTCGACCGCATGCTCGGTGAAGTGCACCTCGACGCTCCCGGACTGTCCTGGCAGCACGCCTGCACATCGCTCGCTCAACAGATGTTCGACGCGCTGGGGCGACACGGGAATGTGGCGTCACTGCTGATCGGACAGGTTCCGACCGGCCCGAACGCGCTGGCTCAACGGGAATTCGTGCTGTCAGTGCTGCTGCGGAATGGGTTTGCGCCGGTCATCGCCGCGCACGCGTACGCGACGTTGTCTCGGTACGTCTTGGGGTTCGCCATCCAGGTTTCGACAGCTGCGGCTACCGCCCAGGACGACGCAGCCGTGTCCGCGGCGTTTCGTCAGCTCGATCCGTCGCAGTATCCGGCCACGGTGGCGGTGGCCGACGAACTGCCGGTCCCATTAGCCGAAGAGTTCAACTTCGGGCTGAGCCTCATCGTGGCGGGTCTCGCAGAACGCAACGACGAACCGCACGCATCGGGCCGTTAGGTCCGGACGAAGAGCGCGCCCCTGATCATCCGCTTGGCGGAGTTCAGGGTGGCGTCATAGGCCTCCGGGGGCAGGCTGGCCGCTTGCTGGGACAGGCCGCGAGTCAGCGCGCAAATGGCTTCCACGGCGGCCGCGGCGTCGATGTCAGCGGACAGCACGGCGCGTGCTTGCGCGTCCTCCACGATGGCACTGATGACATCGCGTAGCGCTTTCGATCCGGGGTACGTCGGGCTGCCGCGCCGCGACTGGATCGCACTTTCCACCCGCACCGCGCGCAGGAAGCCGGCCAGATAGGGGTAATCGCTGATCAGTCGTTTCGACTCGTCGAGCACCGCGTCGAGGCGATCGAGCACATCGTCGTATTGCGCTGCCGCCGTGCGCAGCCGGGGCAGCACAATGTCCTCGATCTCCTCGCTGGTCGCGGTCAGCAGTTCGGATTTGTTCGCAAAATAGTGGTACAGGCTGCCGCTGGTCATCTCGGCGGCGCGGGCGATCTCTCGGATCGAAGCCTGCGCGTAGCCCACCTCGGCCACAGAGCGCATCGCCGCGGTGAGGATTCGCCGCCGCGTTTGCTCGCCGCTCGCGCCGACGGGGCGACCGAGGTGGGCGGGGCCGGCTGTCATGCCGCCCTCCTCCAGGTCCCTCGGATCCAATTGATCGATCGAATATATTCGACCACGCCGGTACGGTGGCCACGGTCGACGGGCCGCCACATGCACGTAAGGACACCTCTGGCCATGACCCCCGCCCAGTTGGGCCGCCCCGTCGGCGCCAGCGGCGAAGAAACTCGCCAGCGGATCATCCTCGCCACCATGAAGTGTGTTGCCGAGGTCGGCTATGCGCAGGCGACGATCCGGGAAATCGCCCGCGCGGCCAATGTGACCAGTGCCAGCCTGTACAACTACTTTCCCAACAAGGCGCAGCTGATCAAGGCGACCATCGCGGCACGGGCCGAAGCGTCGATTCCCCGGTTGCGTGCTGCCGCCCAAGGGCCCGGCGACGCCATTGCGCGAATCCAGGCGGTGCTCGACGTATGCGGCAACTTGATCCGTGAATATCCGGACCTCGCCGCGTTCGAGTGGGCTATTCGGGCGGCGAATGTCATCCCCACCGACGGCGCCGGCGCCTCGGACGACGCTGCCGGTTTTGTGACGTTTCGCGGGATCATCGAGAGCTTGGTCGACGAGGCGATCGGGCATGGGGAACTCGGCGACGACCCGGACCGGCGCGGTGCGATCGAGGCGATTTACGCGCTCATCTACGGCTTGACCGAACTCGCGGCCACATTGCCGGCAGCGCAGTATCACGCTGCGCTGCAATCGGCCAAGGTATTGGTCGAGGGCGCGCTGTTCGACCGCAACCAGGCGGCCGGGCCTTGATGCAATCAATCGATTGATTATAGAGTCCTCGCGGAGAGTGGGGCCGCACCTTGACCAGAACTGCTGCGCAGTTGACAGACGTCGATGCGCTGCGCCGCAAGTACGCCCGAGAGCGAGAACGGCGAGTGCGGGCCGACGGCATCGCTCAGTACGTGGAAGTCGCCGGCGACTTCGCCCGGTTCGGTGCAGATCCCTGGGTCTCGGAGACGATCACCCGCGAACCATTGACCGACGAGGTCGACGTGGCGATCGTGGGGGCCGGCTTCGGCGGGCTCTTGACGGGCGTGCGGTTACGCGAACTCGGGGTGCAAAGTGTGCGATTGATCGACCGGGCGGCCGATGTGGGCGGCACCTGGTATTGGAACCGTTACCCCGGAATCGCCTGCGACGTCGAGTCCTATGTCTATATGCCGCTGCTGGAAGAACTCGGTTACATCCCTACGGAGAAATACGCCAAGGGCGCCGAAATACTCGACCATTGCCGTCGTATCGCCGAGCGGTACGACCTGTACCGCGACGCCTGCCTGCAGACAGAAGTGCGCGAAATCCGCTGGGAGGCAGGGACTTCCCGGTGGGTTATCCGGACGAGTCACGGCGATGTGATGCGGGCGAAATTCGTGTCGATGGCCAACGGCTACCAGGCCAAGCCCAAGCTCCCCGGAATCCCCGGCATCAACGCGTTCGGTGGTCACGCCTTCCACACCAGCCGGTGGGATTATCGCTACACCGGTGACCAGCTGGAGAATCTGGCCGACAAGCGCGTCGGCATCATCGGTACCGGTGCCACTGCCGTGCAGTGCATTCCACACTTGGCCGCCGCGGCGCAGCGACTCTACGTCTTCCAGCGCACACCGTCGTCGGTCGACGTGCGCGCCAACGCACCCACCGATCCGCAGTGGGTGAACACATTACAACCCGGGTGGCAGCGCCGGCGCATCCAGAACTTCCAAAGCCTGACTGCGGGAGGGCAGTCCGATGAAGACCTGGTCGCCGACGCTTGGACCAGCATCACTCGCAGGCTTCCGGTCATGCGGCATGACACCGAAGGAGCACGCACCCGCGACATCGAACTGGCCGACTTCTCCAAGATGGACGAGATACGCGTGCGTGTCGACGAACTCGTGACCGACCGTGCCACAGCCGAGGCACTCAAGCCGTGGTACGGCTACTTCTGCAAACGGCCCTGCTTTCACGACGAGTATCTGCAGACCTTCAACCGGGACAACGTCACATTGGTCGATACCCGGGGTTCGGGAGTGCAGCGCATCACTGAGTCTGGCGTCGTCGTCGACGGCGTCGGCCATGACGTCGACTGTTTGATCTTCGCGACCGGTTTCGAGGTCGGCACGGACTACTGCCGTCGTACCGGCTTCGAACTGATCGGCCGCGACGGTGTCACGTTGACCGAGCAGTGGCGCGACGGTGTGCGTACCTTTCAGGGCTTGTGCGCCAACGGATTTCCGAACTGCTTCATCGAAAGCATCGCCCAGGCCGGCTTGACGGTGAACTTCCCCTACCTGCTCGACGTACAAGCCACCCACGTCGCATGGGTCATCGCCTGGGCCCTGGAACACGGCGTCCAGGAACTGGAGGCAACACAAGACGCGGAAGCCGCCTGGGTCGACACAGTGGTCGAGCGCTCGGCGGCCACTGCCGAGCGCGCCAAGACGTGCACTCCCGGCTATTACAACCGCGAAGGCAAGGCGGACGCCAAAACTCGGCAAGGCAGCTTCTTCTTCGGTGCGCCCACCGAATACGCCGACATTTTGCAGGCATGGCGGGCCCAGGGAAACCTCGAGGGGTTGCACATTCGCGGGTTTCGCTCATGACAGCAGGACGGCGCTACCTCGCGGGGCGGGTCAGGGCCGTCATGCGGCGTCACCGCTCACCGAAGGTGGCGATCATCGGAACCGGCTTCGGTGGAATCAGCGTCGCAGTGGCGCTGCGCCGTGCCGGAATCGACGATCTGGTGATGATCGACGGCAATGACGGCGTGGGCGGCACCTGGCGACGCAACACCTATCCGGGCGCCGCGTGTGATATCCAAAGCCACCTGTACTCGTTCTCGTTCGCGCCCAACAAGTCCTGGAGTCGTACCTACGCCCGCCAACCCGAGATACTGGCCTATCTGGAGTCGGTGGTCGACAACTTCGACCTGCGCCGCCACCTCATGCTCGACACTCGAGTGCGGACACTCGAGTGGCACGGCGGTAGCTGGGCACTCGCGCTGGACCGCGCGGGAAG from Mycobacterium kubicae includes these protein-coding regions:
- a CDS encoding LLM class F420-dependent oxidoreductase, which codes for MKFGVGTFVTDQGIEPAELGKALEERGFSSLFVAEHSHIPVEAKTPFPAGGPIPPQCYRVLDPFVALTAAAATTQNLVLGTGVALVPQRDPILTAKEVASLDLVSQGRFRFGAGVGWLREEVANHGVDPALRGRVAEERLRAMIELWTQDKAQFHGEFVSFDAVYSWPKPATQPHPPLYLGGGPASFPRIARLNTGWIPLSPSVQSLAGQLDDLRTVAGPEVPVIVIHAGEKTAEAMSGYLHLAVEQVLIELPTEPYDQTLRRLDALQAEVAKLG
- a CDS encoding polysaccharide deacetylase family protein, whose protein sequence is MNRRRFLGSLAAATVVSVGAARCMVDPQPRTFAQAPAAAANPAAGPTVAGLLPPPPPSARIRLPGGGVLNRLPGEGDLLALTVDDGVNSEVVRAYTQFAKDTGIRLTFFVNGVYDSWTDNLKLLRPLVDSGQIQLGNHTWSHPDLTTLNKGQIAQQLVRNDDFLKKTYGVAAKPYWRPPYAKHDANADSVATDLGYAIPVLWSGSLSDSTLITEEYIVKMADQYFVPQGIVIGHLNHLPITHVYPQLVEIIRARNLRSVTLNDVFLKTA
- a CDS encoding DUF4185 domain-containing protein, with the protein product MSELRASTRRLSQGRCYMSAIPRFVTLSLAATAAIGLILPIGVAPTANALPCSAPEANVPPPANAVVTNPGGKVLGPMNRGPRPRGANEGAPRPRRGPLQRVVPPGQRYSAPVQQQALVPGANPGPPAPTPPAAGQQPPAAQLAPNGAAVPPPNPAPAPAPPAGAPDGGDALGGSNTSLVEWVTGPDGPNKTLERFGISGTDLGILWDNGDPANHQVLMAFGDTFGYCAVQGDQWRYNVLFRSNDHDLSHGLHVEAGDPSNRYAGSPTQQPGFSRQVINSIKYANEETGIIPTAAISVGKTQYINFMSIKQWGRDGEWWTNYSGIAMSTDNGQNWGVYPNTIRAAGPDTGRVPYVEGNENFQMGAYVKSNDGYLYSFGTRAGRGGSAHLSRVPQRFVPDLTKYEYWNGDSNSWVPNRPSAATPVIPGPVAEMSAQYNTYLKQYLVMYTNGANDVVARTAPAPQGPWSPEHMLVSSWSMPGGIYAPMMHPWSTGKDVYFNLSLWSAYDVMLMHTTLG
- a CDS encoding TetR/AcrR family transcriptional regulator, which gives rise to MTAGPAHLGRPVGASGEQTRRRILTAAMRSVAEVGYAQASIREIARAAEMTSGSLYHYFANKSELLTATSEEIEDIVLPRLRTAAAQYDDVLDRLDAVLDESKRLISDYPYLAGFLRAVRVESAIQSRRGSPTYPGSKALRDVISAIVEDAQARAVLSADIDAAAAVEAICALTRGLSQQAASLPPEAYDATLNSAKRMIRGALFVRT
- a CDS encoding TetR/AcrR family transcriptional regulator: MEIKRRTQEERSAATREALISAARKLWGQRGYAEVGTPEIAKEAGVTRGAMYHQFTDKAALFGAVLEAVEQDVMDRMATMVASSGAASPADAIRAAVDAWLEVSGDPEVRQLMLLDAPAVLGWAGFREVAQRYSLGMTEQLLTEAIKAGQLARQPVRPLATVMIGALDEAAMAIATAEDPKRARREIRQVLRRLIDGLLE
- a CDS encoding ANTAR domain-containing protein, with product MSDLAEQSTAGTGVNRALGTVTAGAVRLIRGAECADLMLIDGERFESVAPTAAFVTELDAVQMQYGRGPCLEAALDDPVIRVPDLAREGRWPEFTAAATARGVRSVLTFQIHRCQHCAGALNVYGCAAGTFTVEDEAIGAMLAAHAAIALLAHQKAAALDSMDDRDVLGQAKGILMERFKIDATRAMQLIAARSKDANASIKSIAHDIISFISE
- a CDS encoding pyridoxamine 5'-phosphate oxidase family protein; translated protein: MLLPLAPEPYTAPTDRDMLPSERREFVRTHRTCVFGYRRRNDGPAMSIVYYVPTDDDELLVSTMAGRGKARVIERDGKVSLCVLDERWPFSYLQVYADATLDADPDLAVDVMTAVAGRMSGQPLGEEARPAVRDMCERENRVVIRCRPYSSFATPPRHLHRNDQVQQLSHWVSGVIPWDADDPA
- a CDS encoding alpha/beta fold hydrolase; this translates as MPTIDINAGTIHYEATGPDNGRPVVFVHGYMMGGQLWRQVSERLADQGLRCIAPTWPLGAHPQPLRPGADPTITGVADVVADVLTALDLNDVVLVGNDTGGVVTQLVAVHHPERLGALVLTSCDAFEHFPPPILKPVILAAKSKALFRPAIQAMRAPVARRRAYAGLAHRDIDHLTRIWVRPALSDAAIAEDLRRFSLSLRTEVTLEVAARLPEFDKPTLIAWSADDVFFEQEDGRRLAATIPNARLEVIEGARTFSMVDRPEQLAQLLSTIAVRA
- a CDS encoding TetR/AcrR family transcriptional regulator — encoded protein: MDRILTAALDIVDEHGADALSMRSLAQRLGSGTATLYRHFAGRTELVAMVVDRMLGEVHLDAPGLSWQHACTSLAQQMFDALGRHGNVASLLIGQVPTGPNALAQREFVLSVLLRNGFAPVIAAHAYATLSRYVLGFAIQVSTAAATAQDDAAVSAAFRQLDPSQYPATVAVADELPVPLAEEFNFGLSLIVAGLAERNDEPHASGR
- a CDS encoding DUF3558 domain-containing protein; protein product: MSRHPRAVAVLAIAAALQPVLVAACTSGGTSGPGAQRSSSPSTTRAAAHGPFFPECGGVTDETVSRLTRVPGLVTTARNSVGCQWLARGTVDGPWFSFTWFRGSPIGRERSSEERMRPRVDDITIDGHHGFIAVASVTKAVNRLCDVAIQYQDDFFEWSIRYQRRPLYDPCDIAVELSRQSIAAAR